One stretch of Tepidibacter hydrothermalis DNA includes these proteins:
- a CDS encoding ribonuclease J: MENENCVKVIPLGGLGEIGKNITAFEYEDEIVVVDCGIAFPDEDMYGVDMIIPDISYLLKNQEKVKGIFITHGHEDHIGAIPYILKQLNVPLYGTKLTLGIIENKLKEHNLLSSCTLNSVNASDVVKLNHFKMEFIRATHSIADSCSIAIHTPVGTILHTGDFKIDYTPIDYLPMDLKRIAELGNEGILLLMADSTNVERKGHTLSEKSIGETLIRILRRARGRVIVATFASNVHRMQQIINASIRYSRKVAFSGRSMVNISQVARELGYLHIPDEYIIDVDEIDDYEDENITIITTGSQGEPMAGLSRIAFDNHRQIKIKPNDLYIVSASPIPGNDKLISKVINELYRKNVEVIYKDLEDVHVSGHAFQEELKLMHSLTTPKYFMPVHGEYRHLKHHANLANKLGMNRNDIFTLETGDVLKLSKDKAEKGAKVRTGSVFVDGLGVGDVGNVVLRDRRNLAQDGMMNIVVTIEKETHSVIAGPDIISRGFVYVKESEELINSVKEIAARELDRCLENNITEWYALKRNMKKSIERYLYEKTKRRPYVIPIIMEI; this comes from the coding sequence ATGGAAAATGAAAACTGTGTAAAAGTAATTCCTCTAGGAGGTCTTGGAGAAATTGGTAAAAATATTACTGCATTTGAATATGAAGATGAGATTGTGGTTGTAGATTGTGGTATAGCTTTTCCTGATGAAGATATGTACGGAGTTGATATGATAATTCCAGATATAAGCTACTTATTAAAAAATCAAGAAAAGGTAAAGGGGATATTTATAACTCATGGGCATGAAGATCATATAGGAGCTATACCTTATATACTAAAACAACTCAATGTTCCCCTTTACGGTACTAAGCTGACACTTGGTATAATAGAGAATAAACTCAAAGAGCACAATCTATTATCAAGCTGTACTCTTAATTCAGTTAATGCTTCAGATGTTGTAAAGTTAAATCATTTTAAAATGGAATTTATAAGAGCTACTCACAGTATAGCAGATTCTTGTAGTATAGCTATTCATACTCCTGTTGGAACTATACTTCATACAGGTGATTTTAAGATAGATTATACACCTATAGATTACCTTCCTATGGATTTAAAAAGGATTGCAGAACTTGGAAATGAGGGTATACTTCTTCTTATGGCAGACAGCACAAATGTAGAGAGAAAAGGACATACATTATCAGAAAAATCAATAGGAGAAACATTGATTAGAATTTTAAGACGTGCAAGAGGAAGAGTTATAGTAGCTACATTTGCTTCCAATGTGCATAGAATGCAGCAAATAATAAATGCATCTATAAGGTACAGTAGAAAGGTAGCGTTTAGTGGAAGAAGTATGGTCAATATATCTCAGGTTGCAAGAGAATTGGGATATCTTCATATACCAGATGAATATATAATAGATGTAGATGAAATAGACGATTATGAAGATGAGAATATAACTATAATAACGACTGGAAGCCAAGGAGAGCCTATGGCTGGTCTTTCTAGAATAGCTTTTGATAACCACAGACAGATAAAGATAAAGCCAAACGATTTATATATAGTATCTGCATCTCCAATACCTGGGAATGACAAGCTTATATCTAAAGTTATAAATGAATTGTATAGAAAAAATGTAGAGGTTATATACAAGGATTTAGAAGATGTTCATGTATCTGGACATGCATTTCAAGAAGAATTAAAGCTTATGCATTCTTTGACTACACCTAAGTATTTTATGCCTGTTCATGGTGAATATAGACATTTAAAACATCATGCAAATCTTGCAAATAAACTTGGAATGAATAGAAATGATATATTCACATTAGAAACAGGAGATGTACTAAAGCTATCAAAAGATAAAGCTGAAAAAGGTGCCAAAGTTAGAACTGGAAGTGTATTTGTAGACGGTCTAGGAGTTGGAGATGTAGGTAATGTAGTTCTTAGAGATAGAAGAAATTTAGCTCAAGATGGAATGATGAATATAGTTGTTACAATAGAAAAAGAGACTCATAGTGTAATAGCAGGCCCTGATATAATAAGTAGGGGATTTGTATACGTTAAAGAATCAGAGGAATTAATAAATTCAGTCAAAGAAATTGCAGCTAGGGAACTTGATAGATGTTTAGAAAACAATATAACAGAGTGGTATGCACTTAAAAGAAATATGAAAAAATCAATAGAGAGATATTTATACGAAAAGACAAAGAGAAGACCATATGTAATACCTATAATAATGGAAATTTAA
- the bioB gene encoding biotin synthase BioB — MKKFIEEVTQKVLDGKQITYDEALKIIDIDENDIEILDLFFLGANKIREKYVGNKVELCTIMNAKSGRCSEDCKYCAQSVYYNTGVTEYDLLNYDEILERALEVQALGVHKFSLVTSGRGISCETEMDRLVEIYSRLKADTDLKLCASHGILTFEQLLKLKEAGVSTYHHNVETSSYNYKNICTTHDYEDRIETIKNAVKADLEVCCGGNFSMGESKEDRVKMAFEIKSLKINSIPLNILMPIKGTPYQDLKVISPLEILKSMALFRYINPNSYIRYAGGRVGLKDKQSLGFKAGVNAALVGNFLTTIGSNVEDDKEMIVNAGLEI, encoded by the coding sequence ATGAAAAAATTTATTGAAGAAGTAACACAAAAAGTTTTAGATGGTAAGCAAATAACGTATGATGAAGCATTAAAAATAATCGATATAGATGAAAATGATATTGAAATTCTAGACTTATTTTTTTTAGGAGCAAATAAAATAAGAGAAAAATATGTAGGTAATAAGGTTGAATTATGTACAATAATGAATGCAAAATCAGGTAGATGTTCTGAGGATTGTAAGTATTGTGCTCAATCAGTTTATTACAATACAGGTGTTACAGAATATGACTTATTAAACTATGATGAAATTTTAGAAAGAGCTTTAGAAGTTCAAGCTCTAGGAGTTCACAAATTTTCATTAGTTACTAGCGGTAGAGGTATAAGCTGTGAGACAGAAATGGATAGATTAGTAGAAATATATAGCAGACTTAAAGCAGACACAGATCTTAAGTTATGTGCATCACATGGAATATTAACATTTGAACAATTATTAAAGCTTAAAGAAGCAGGGGTAAGTACATATCATCATAATGTAGAGACTAGCAGTTATAACTATAAAAATATATGTACGACTCATGATTATGAAGACAGAATAGAAACTATAAAAAATGCTGTAAAAGCAGATCTTGAAGTTTGTTGTGGTGGGAATTTTAGCATGGGGGAATCCAAAGAAGATAGAGTGAAAATGGCATTTGAAATTAAATCTTTAAAAATAAATTCAATACCGCTTAATATACTAATGCCGATAAAAGGAACTCCATATCAAGATTTAAAAGTTATATCTCCATTAGAAATTCTTAAGAGTATGGCATTATTTAGATATATTAACCCAAATTCATATATTAGATATGCTGGAGGTAGAGTGGGATTAAAAGATAAACAGAGCTTAGGATTTAAAGCAGGAGTGAATGCTGCATTAGTAGGGAATTTTTTAACTACAATAGGAAGTAATGTTGAAGATGACAAAGAAATGATAGTTAATGCTGGATTAGAGATATAA
- the bioA gene encoding adenosylmethionine--8-amino-7-oxononanoate transaminase — MNELQRKDLKYIWHPCSQMKDYETFDPIVIKRGEGVFLEDMNGKRYLDAVSSWWVNLFGHSNKRINEALYKQANKLEHVMLANFSHEPAIELAEKIVNVTPDGLNKIFFGDNGSSAVEIALKLSFQYHQQIGKNKKTKFVKISDAYHGETLGALSVCDVELYNKVFNPLLLDVIKAQGPDCYRCPYGLCRENCRAECFEKMEKTIEKQHEEISAIIIEPMVQGAAGMKIYSPEYLKKLRKLCDEYEINLIADEVAVGFGRTGKMFACENAGISPDIMCLSKGLTAGYMPLALTLMTDKIYNAFYDDYSKLKAFLHSHSYSGNALGCSIAVETLNIFKDENVVENNIIKSNLLREKVGNILDELPHVGEYRQLGMIGAIELVKNKETKEGFDWKSRVGYNIYKIALKKGVLLRPLGNVIYFMPPYVIDNKEMDLMVNTARDSILEFFNL; from the coding sequence ATGAATGAACTTCAAAGAAAAGATTTAAAATATATATGGCATCCATGTTCTCAAATGAAAGACTATGAAACATTTGATCCTATAGTTATAAAACGAGGAGAAGGAGTTTTTTTAGAGGATATGAATGGGAAAAGATATTTAGATGCTGTTTCATCATGGTGGGTAAATTTATTCGGACATTCTAATAAAAGAATAAATGAAGCTCTATACAAGCAAGCTAATAAGCTTGAACATGTTATGCTTGCAAATTTTTCTCATGAACCAGCTATTGAACTGGCTGAGAAAATAGTGAATGTAACACCAGATGGCTTAAACAAGATTTTTTTTGGTGATAACGGATCTTCAGCAGTAGAGATAGCTTTAAAGTTGAGCTTTCAATATCATCAACAAATAGGAAAAAACAAAAAAACAAAATTCGTTAAGATATCTGATGCTTATCATGGAGAAACACTAGGTGCTTTATCAGTTTGTGATGTTGAGCTTTATAATAAGGTATTTAATCCGTTGTTATTAGATGTTATTAAAGCACAAGGGCCTGATTGTTATAGATGTCCTTATGGATTATGCAGAGAAAATTGTAGAGCTGAGTGCTTTGAGAAAATGGAAAAAACTATTGAAAAGCAACATGAAGAAATAAGCGCTATAATAATAGAACCTATGGTACAAGGGGCAGCAGGTATGAAAATATACTCTCCAGAATATCTAAAAAAACTAAGAAAACTATGTGATGAATATGAGATTAACTTAATAGCGGATGAAGTAGCAGTAGGGTTTGGAAGAACTGGAAAGATGTTCGCATGTGAGAATGCTGGAATTTCACCAGATATTATGTGTTTATCTAAAGGTCTAACGGCAGGGTATATGCCTCTAGCATTAACTTTGATGACTGATAAAATATATAATGCTTTTTATGATGATTATTCAAAGTTAAAGGCTTTCTTACATAGTCATAGTTATTCTGGAAACGCATTGGGATGTTCTATTGCAGTAGAGACACTTAATATATTTAAAGATGAAAATGTGGTTGAGAATAATATAATTAAATCTAATTTATTAAGAGAAAAAGTAGGAAATATACTAGATGAACTACCTCATGTTGGAGAATATAGACAATTGGGTATGATAGGAGCTATTGAACTTGTTAAAAATAAAGAAACTAAAGAAGGATTTGACTGGAAGAGTAGAGTTGGTTATAACATTTATAAAATAGCTCTTAAAAAAGGAGTATTGTTAAGACCATTAGGAAATGTAATATACTTTATGCCACCTTATGTTATTGATAATAAAGAAATGGATTTAATGGTTAATACAGCTAGGGATTCGATACTAGAATTTTTTAATCTATAG
- a CDS encoding C40 family peptidase, producing the protein MNVREIYNQKITEIESRLPVSIRKNTVNRINSSKDKNNNFNNILKEHTNKLSNIKNKNLRKSESIKNNVIDFSKKYLNVPYVWGGNTPKGFDCSGFTKYVMKHFGIDINRVSKDQAKNGKFIPKKELKTGDLVFFDTKGNGVSHVGMYIGDDKFIHASSKYKKVVISPLNEGYYSETYVTGRRVLNS; encoded by the coding sequence ATGAATGTGCGAGAAATATATAATCAAAAAATTACTGAAATAGAATCAAGACTTCCTGTTTCTATTAGAAAAAATACAGTGAATAGAATTAACTCTAGTAAGGATAAAAATAATAATTTTAATAACATTTTAAAAGAACATACAAATAAATTAAGTAATATAAAAAATAAAAATTTAAGAAAATCAGAGTCGATAAAGAATAATGTAATTGATTTTTCCAAAAAATATTTAAATGTTCCTTATGTTTGGGGAGGAAATACTCCTAAAGGATTTGATTGCTCTGGGTTTACAAAATACGTAATGAAGCATTTTGGAATTGATATCAATAGAGTTTCAAAAGATCAAGCTAAGAATGGTAAGTTTATTCCTAAAAAAGAGTTAAAAACTGGAGACTTAGTTTTTTTTGATACTAAAGGAAATGGTGTATCCCATGTAGGTATGTATATTGGAGATGACAAGTTTATACACGCTTCATCAAAATATAAAAAAGTAGTTATATCGCCTTTAAATGAAGGTTATTACTCTGAAACTTATGTTACAGGAAGAAGAGTTTTGAATTCATAA
- a CDS encoding biotin transporter BioY → MKIKTRDMILIPMFAALTAIGAFIKIPIPMVPFTLQYLFCAYSGVFLGAKHGLYSQLLYVIIGLIGIPIFANGGGPTYIFQPTFGYLLGFIVCSYVIGRSTEKLKDITFIKILRPVLLGLFWVYVIGVSYLYMIINIYLKKAMTVKSAILVGFVPYIVSDLILSVIIAYSAVRVIPILRKTNLTENQILKNQAE, encoded by the coding sequence ATGAAAATTAAAACTAGAGACATGATTTTGATTCCAATGTTTGCTGCTTTAACTGCAATAGGTGCATTTATAAAAATACCTATACCAATGGTTCCATTCACTTTGCAATATCTATTCTGTGCATATTCAGGAGTTTTTTTAGGGGCTAAGCATGGGTTATATTCACAATTACTATACGTTATTATCGGACTTATAGGAATTCCTATTTTTGCTAATGGAGGAGGACCTACATATATCTTTCAGCCTACATTTGGATACTTATTAGGATTTATAGTATGTTCTTATGTAATTGGTAGATCAACTGAGAAATTAAAAGACATTACTTTTATAAAAATACTTAGACCAGTATTACTGGGATTATTTTGGGTTTATGTAATAGGTGTTTCTTATCTTTATATGATTATTAATATTTATCTTAAAAAAGCAATGACAGTAAAATCAGCAATATTAGTAGGGTTTGTACCATATATAGTTTCAGATTTAATTCTCAGTGTAATAATAGCGTATTCAGCTGTTCGTGTGATACCAATATTAAGAAAAACAAATTTGACTGAAAATCAAATATTAAAAAATCAAGCAGAATAG
- the bioD gene encoding dethiobiotin synthase — MNKGVFVLGTDTDVGKTFVTAGINYILRKNNFNAISLKPVQSGGIVKDNKLISGDIEFIKKIAEVKEDYEIMNCYCFKEAVSPHLASEIENVCIDKNRIINHYKKLYEKYDFCIVEGAGGSIVPLIRDEYYIYDLVKDLNIPVVIVTTIGVGTINQTVLTVSFLKSLGIQIRGLIINKYTGTYYEDDNIEVIKSITGLDIIAVINKLDLDGKEGFISKARKEFDKNLHIDKLLNLVIRKDGGDYSE; from the coding sequence TTGAATAAAGGTGTTTTTGTATTAGGTACCGATACTGATGTTGGAAAAACATTTGTAACAGCAGGGATAAACTATATTTTAAGAAAAAATAACTTTAATGCTATTAGCTTGAAACCTGTGCAAAGTGGGGGAATAGTAAAAGATAATAAACTAATATCAGGTGATATTGAATTTATTAAAAAAATAGCTGAGGTTAAAGAAGACTATGAAATAATGAATTGCTATTGCTTCAAAGAAGCAGTATCTCCACATCTTGCATCTGAAATAGAAAATGTTTGTATAGATAAAAATAGAATAATAAATCATTATAAAAAACTATATGAAAAATATGATTTTTGCATAGTAGAAGGGGCAGGGGGTAGTATAGTTCCGTTAATAAGAGATGAATATTACATTTATGATCTTGTAAAGGATTTAAATATCCCTGTAGTTATAGTAACAACAATAGGAGTAGGAACTATTAATCAAACTGTACTAACCGTGAGTTTCCTAAAAAGTTTAGGAATACAAATAAGAGGATTAATAATAAATAAATATACTGGTACTTATTATGAAGATGACAATATAGAGGTTATTAAGTCTATAACAGGATTAGATATAATTGCTGTAATAAATAAATTGGATTTAGATGGAAAAGAAGGATTTATTTCAAAAGCTAGAAAAGAATTTGATAAGAACCTACATATAGATAAATTATTGAATTTGGTTATAAGAAAAGATGGGGGAGATTACAGTGAATAA
- a CDS encoding L,D-transpeptidase, producing MIKFKSCLLYLLVFIFFLSSISYGQPITNAQIVTEKQTEFTGNLLKFKVLCEGSNMQYKWSILKDSCVIYTKDYSESNMFEYPVTSEGIYYVGVSIKDVEGNIVTCESQKVSVVDKIKIETPKVEVEPTKVKTAEEIEIENVQAYVNETKKLTSQTDRLIWVDTAKNMVYIFKGKSKEWQLEKKMVCTDGKDSTPTIKGDFSVKSRAPWLISYSGKVRAKYKVNFYGNYYFHSILFNSKGTRVVDSRLGKSLSHGCIRLSVEDAKWIYDYIPDKTAVHIS from the coding sequence ATGATTAAATTCAAATCATGCTTATTGTATTTATTGGTATTTATATTTTTTTTGTCTTCAATATCTTATGGACAGCCTATTACAAATGCTCAAATTGTTACTGAAAAGCAGACAGAGTTTACAGGGAATTTACTAAAATTCAAGGTTTTATGTGAAGGAAGCAATATGCAGTATAAGTGGAGCATATTAAAGGATTCATGTGTTATTTATACAAAAGATTATAGTGAAAGTAATATGTTTGAATATCCTGTTACATCTGAAGGTATTTATTATGTAGGGGTTAGTATCAAAGATGTAGAGGGAAATATTGTAACTTGTGAATCACAAAAGGTAAGTGTGGTAGATAAAATAAAAATAGAGACTCCGAAGGTAGAAGTAGAGCCTACTAAGGTAAAAACAGCAGAAGAAATAGAGATAGAAAATGTACAAGCTTATGTAAATGAGACTAAGAAATTGACTAGTCAAACTGATAGACTTATATGGGTGGATACTGCTAAAAATATGGTATATATATTTAAAGGTAAATCTAAAGAGTGGCAACTTGAAAAGAAGATGGTTTGTACGGATGGTAAAGACTCTACACCGACTATTAAGGGAGATTTTAGTGTCAAGAGTAGGGCGCCATGGCTAATTTCATACAGCGGAAAGGTAAGAGCTAAATACAAGGTCAATTTCTACGGAAATTATTATTTTCATTCAATATTATTTAATTCAAAAGGAACAAGAGTTGTCGATTCAAGACTTGGAAAATCTTTATCACATGGATGTATAAGACTTAGTGTTGAGGATGCAAAGTGGATATATGATTATATACCTGATAAAACTGCTGTTCATATAAGTTAA
- a CDS encoding alanyl-tRNA editing protein: MEKLFYEDQYQKSFTANTVNVIEKEGKFHIELDKTCFYPEGGGQPSDTGFIEDVKITYVYEEDNHIYHVADKKPNKKNKVKCSIDWDRRFDHMQQHLGQHILSACFVKLLGAPTVGFHLGKNHCTVDIQKFLDKSEIEKVEKLANDIILQNISLEFLYPTRSELKKMNIRKMPSNVDGPIRIVKIDDLDVNACCGIHPSSTIEVQVIKITKWEKYKDCTRIEFLCGDRAIKDYFNKSDFTSTVCSSLTCDTEAALIQIEKLTKEFKKALSENNKLKSKIADYEIEDMLRNCEDTKGMKIIKKVYDNESVKTVNLISSKLTSFDNVIALLGVKAEDKSNLLFMKSKNIKNYNMNELLKDAITLIDGRGGGNEFSAQGGGKQGNNIESALDYAYMKILNS, translated from the coding sequence TTGGAAAAACTTTTTTATGAAGATCAATACCAAAAATCTTTTACTGCAAATACAGTAAACGTAATTGAAAAAGAAGGTAAATTTCATATAGAACTAGACAAAACTTGCTTTTATCCAGAAGGCGGAGGTCAACCTAGTGATACTGGATTTATTGAAGATGTAAAAATAACTTATGTATACGAAGAAGACAATCATATATATCATGTTGCAGATAAAAAGCCTAATAAAAAAAACAAAGTCAAATGTTCAATAGATTGGGATAGAAGATTTGACCATATGCAACAGCATCTAGGTCAACATATTCTATCAGCTTGTTTTGTAAAATTACTGGGCGCTCCTACTGTTGGATTTCATTTGGGAAAAAATCATTGTACGGTAGATATTCAAAAGTTTCTTGATAAGTCTGAAATAGAGAAAGTAGAAAAACTTGCTAATGATATAATACTTCAAAATATATCTTTAGAATTTTTATATCCTACAAGATCAGAACTTAAAAAAATGAATATAAGAAAGATGCCATCAAATGTTGATGGTCCAATAAGAATAGTTAAAATTGATGATCTTGATGTCAATGCATGTTGTGGAATTCACCCAAGTTCTACTATTGAAGTTCAAGTTATAAAGATAACTAAATGGGAAAAATATAAAGATTGTACAAGAATAGAATTCTTATGTGGAGATCGTGCTATAAAAGATTATTTTAATAAAAGTGACTTTACATCTACAGTATGCTCAAGTTTAACTTGTGATACTGAAGCTGCTTTAATTCAAATAGAAAAACTAACTAAAGAATTCAAGAAAGCTTTATCTGAAAATAATAAATTAAAATCCAAAATAGCAGATTATGAAATAGAAGATATGCTTAGAAACTGCGAAGATACTAAAGGAATGAAGATTATAAAAAAAGTTTATGATAATGAAAGTGTAAAAACTGTAAACCTTATAAGTTCAAAGCTTACTTCTTTTGATAATGTTATAGCGCTACTTGGAGTTAAGGCTGAGGATAAATCCAACTTATTATTTATGAAGTCTAAAAATATAAAAAATTATAACATGAATGAATTGTTAAAAGATGCTATTACGCTTATCGATGGTAGAGGTGGCGGAAATGAATTTTCTGCTCAAGGTGGTGGAAAGCAAGGTAATAATATAGAATCTGCTCTTGATTATGCTTATATGAAGATTTTAAATTCATAG
- a CDS encoding GNAT family N-acetyltransferase has product MRKASLNDLDTIMGIIKETVKDMNSSDNYQWDNNYPNKNTFENDINNETLYIKEIDGDIAGFICVDYNEAKEYDELDWSLNEKAAVIHRMAVNPKFRRRGIGTKLINFAKEISIDKNINHIKTDTHSSNDKMDNLFKKCGFNPIGTVKFQGKEDTFICYENILK; this is encoded by the coding sequence ATGAGAAAAGCTAGTTTAAATGATTTAGATACTATTATGGGCATAATAAAAGAAACTGTAAAAGATATGAATTCATCTGATAACTATCAGTGGGATAATAATTATCCTAATAAAAACACATTTGAAAATGATATAAATAACGAAACTTTATATATAAAAGAAATTGATGGAGATATAGCTGGATTTATATGTGTAGACTATAACGAAGCAAAAGAATACGATGAACTAGATTGGTCTTTAAACGAAAAAGCAGCTGTTATTCATAGAATGGCTGTTAATCCTAAATTCAGAAGAAGAGGAATAGGTACAAAGTTGATAAACTTTGCAAAAGAAATATCTATAGATAAAAATATAAACCATATAAAAACTGATACTCATTCTTCAAATGATAAAATGGATAATTTATTTAAAAAATGTGGATTCAATCCTATAGGTACAGTTAAATTCCAAGGAAAAGAAGATACATTTATATGTTATGAGAATATATTAAAATAG